From a single Anabas testudineus chromosome 5, fAnaTes1.2, whole genome shotgun sequence genomic region:
- the LOC113151699 gene encoding cytochrome b561 domain-containing protein 1 isoform X1, producing the protein MRSDAEYSPVGEGLGMRDFWLYVWLRRAAVIAAHVTGLGLTLTISLLSRPGTSLFSWHPVCMSVAYCLCMTEGILLFSTEGSPFCFKSRKGKIRLHWFCQALILIATGTGVGFMVASKNVSQLPHLVSWHSLLGICTLAATGLQVACGICMMFPKLLRLSSSPPRLKLYHATCGLVAYLLATVTVMSAMFSDWFQATVRGVAWWAFLLLPLFPALVVMNQITNAYLPRKKITI; encoded by the exons ATGCGGTCTGATGCGGAGTACAGTCCGGTGGGAGAGGGGCTGGGGATGCGGGACTTCTGGCTGTACGTGTGGCTGCGGAGGGCGGCGGTGATAGCGGCTCATGTCACCGGCCTGGGCCTGACCCTCACCATCTCCCTGCTGTCCAGACCAGGAACCA GCCTGTTTTCCTGGCATCCAGTGTGTATGTCTGTTGCG TACTGCCTGTGTATGACTGAAGGCATCCTCCTCTTCTCAACTGAGGGTTCTCCTTTCTGCTTCAAATCTCGGAAAGGTAAAATCCGTCTCCACTGGTTCTGCCAGGCTCTGATCCTGATAGCTACAGGCACCGGGGTAGGCTTCATGGTAGCCAGCAAGAATGTGTCTCAACTCCCCCACCTTGTAAGCTGGCACAGTCTTCTGGGTATCTGCACCCTGGCCGCCACCGGGCTTCAAGTGGCTTGCGGTATCTGCATGATGTTCCCAAAGCTACTCCGtctgtcctcctctccaccCAGACTGAAGCTGTACCACGCCACCTGCGGCCTAGTAGCCTATCTGCTGGCCACAGTGACTGTGATGTCAGCCATGTTCTCAGACTGGTTCCAGGCCACGGTGAGAGGAGTGGCCTGGTGGGCCTTCCTCCTCCTACCACTCTTCCCTGCCCTGGTGGTGATGAACCAGATCACAAATGCCTACCTACCCCGCAAGAAGATCACCATCTAA
- the LOC113151699 gene encoding cytochrome b561 domain-containing protein 1 isoform X2 → MSVAYCLCMTEGILLFSTEGSPFCFKSRKGKIRLHWFCQALILIATGTGVGFMVASKNVSQLPHLVSWHSLLGICTLAATGLQVACGICMMFPKLLRLSSSPPRLKLYHATCGLVAYLLATVTVMSAMFSDWFQATVRGVAWWAFLLLPLFPALVVMNQITNAYLPRKKITI, encoded by the exons ATGTCTGTTGCG TACTGCCTGTGTATGACTGAAGGCATCCTCCTCTTCTCAACTGAGGGTTCTCCTTTCTGCTTCAAATCTCGGAAAGGTAAAATCCGTCTCCACTGGTTCTGCCAGGCTCTGATCCTGATAGCTACAGGCACCGGGGTAGGCTTCATGGTAGCCAGCAAGAATGTGTCTCAACTCCCCCACCTTGTAAGCTGGCACAGTCTTCTGGGTATCTGCACCCTGGCCGCCACCGGGCTTCAAGTGGCTTGCGGTATCTGCATGATGTTCCCAAAGCTACTCCGtctgtcctcctctccaccCAGACTGAAGCTGTACCACGCCACCTGCGGCCTAGTAGCCTATCTGCTGGCCACAGTGACTGTGATGTCAGCCATGTTCTCAGACTGGTTCCAGGCCACGGTGAGAGGAGTGGCCTGGTGGGCCTTCCTCCTCCTACCACTCTTCCCTGCCCTGGTGGTGATGAACCAGATCACAAATGCCTACCTACCCCGCAAGAAGATCACCATCTAA
- the atxn7l2a gene encoding ataxin-7-like protein 2a produces the protein MMAVRERAVKVMAALDRRVPSLDDFLGQSWTAWAEWVGVTAADGADVDDYSKNGKKAVEAMSLSKEDMSIFGLYPGHDDFYLVVCSHCGQVVKPQAFEKHCERRHGPLAKLYARLRSPTTAPQPQQRSHHSHSPSHGTNAASASSWEGRGQGIGQLRAAPPSPSTPPQYRHSKTSKDGVRHSPLEKSSSHRSHTESSVFKQPPPLEPSMSSPPPSLRDPPWPHGVTPPSRPSPSDRAPTQSQRKDSSLSSAVPGHRIPRPYNKVASKRECDLDKHCGVLDPDRKKVCTRLLTCNIHSIHQRRKVVGRSKNFDQLVAELKTKVREKSTQSLEGGSSTGRSPSPEAPREQAVAPHCRRPLANLPAFSRSTAVSDCAPEEEKQRQDEGNLQAPSPLVYGRISSDESDAEGTEEPIEFPFSASHPKPLAVCTFGSHAFGHGIYTFDRRLHHLRSALSSMLEQHISAHLWKKIPQATDLQSPPPSAKTIPSSSPSSIATMSSSSLHSKVRTGSHISSSLKMASPSSSSRGPGRPPTGIQSENSGASGSSIGGHLVSPGKPMVVRQMGPGRPKNPVGRPSKQMLKLREEAATAAALRKRKAPSQEGEHSGPDRNCIILQDRGRPPSTASSSSSSSKAPIPSPLPHGQTNGTFSPSSKPRPQPSPSESHSPAAKAVWTYRRTHPPVGHSSPPDLSSSTNNSHSRAGVGDSGLHGQGSGRSFEHQGLVKKRKGGSMEEHSPSSKPSANRLPSSSSSSSATTSSPRSNFYPWKDSKGGGLAGSVEKKLGTQKPKLHH, from the exons ATGATGGCGGTGCGTGAACGCGCAGTAAAAGTAATGGCTGCTCTGGATCGGCGGGTGCCTAGCCTCGATGATTTCCTGGGTCAGAGCTGGACTGCCTGGGCCGAGTGGGTCGGTGTGACAGCGGCGGATG GAGCTGATGTGGACGACTACAGCAAGAATGGCAAAAAGGCTGTTGAGGCAATGTCACTCAGTAAAGAGG ACATGTCCATCTTTGGCCTGTATCCTGGTCACGATGACTTCTACTTGGTGGTGTGCAGTCATTGTGGCCAAGTAGTGAAGCCACAAGCATTTGAAAAGCACTGTGAGCGGAGACATGGCCCTCTGGCCAAGTTGTATGCCAGACTGCGCTCTCCCACCACTGCACCTCAGCCCCAGCAGAGATCCCATCACAGTCATTCTCCTTCCCATGGGACTAATGCTGCTTCAGCTTCATCATGGGAGGGTCGAGGCCAGGGAATCGGGCAGCTACGGGCAGCCCCACCTTCACCTTCTACCCCTCCCCAATATAGACACTCCAAGACCTCCAAAGATGGAGTACG GCATTCCCCACTGGAGAAGTCCTCTTCCCACCGCAGTCACACAGAGTCATCGGTATTCAAGCAGCCACCTCCCTTGGAGCCTTCAATGAGCTCTCCACCTCCATCACTCAGAGATCCCCCCTGGCCGCACGGAGTCACGCCACCCAGTAGGCCTTCACCCAGTGATAGGGCTCCCACTCAGAGCCAAAGGAAGgattcctctctgtcttctgcagTGCCAGGCCATCGAATCCCCAGACCCTACAACAAAGTGGCCTCAA AAAGGGAGTGTGACTTGGACAAACACTGCGGCGTCCTTGACCCTGACAGGAAGAAAGTCTGCACTCGCCTTCTGACATGCAAT ATCCACTCCATCCACCAGCGGAGGAAAGTAGTAGGCCGAAGCAAGAACTTTGACCAGCTGGTGGCTGAGCTCAAAACAAAGGTTAGAGAGAAAAGCACCCAATCACTGGAGGGAGGCTCCTCTACCGGCCGATCCCCTAGCCCAGAGGCCCCCAGAGAGCAAGCTGTGGCTCCACACTGCAGGAGACCTCTGGCCAACCTCCCTGCTTTCAG TCGGTCAACAGCTGTATCAGACTGCGCtccagaggaggagaaacagcgGCAGGATGAGGGAAATCTCCAAGCTCCCTCACCTTTAGTCTATGGACGAATCTCCAGTGATGAAAGTGATGCAGAAGGAACCGAGGAGCCCATAGAGTTCCCTTTTTCTGCTTCACATCCCAAACCACTAGCG GTGTGTACATTTGGCAGCCACGCGTTTGGTCATGGCATTTACACATTTGACAGGAGACTTCACCACCTGAGGTCGGCTCTCAGTAGCATGTTGGAGCAGCACATCAGTGCCCATCTTTGGAA GAAAATACCTCAAGCCACAGACCTTCAATCTCCACCTCCCTCAGCCAAGACCATCCCTTCCTCATCTCCCTCCTCCATAGCTACTATGTCCTCATCTTCATTACATTCTAAGGTCCGCACAGGAAGTCACATCAGCTCCTCCCTTAAAATGGCGTCTCCGTCTTCTTCCAGTCGCGGTCCCGGTAGACCCCCGACAGGCATACAATCAGAGAACTCTGGAGCCAGTGGCAGCAGCATTGGTGGTCATCTGGTATCCCCAGGGAAGCCAATGGTGGTGCGTCAGATGGGTCCCGGACGACCCAAGAATCCAGTGGGACGTCCCAGCAAGCAGATGCTGAAGCTACGAGAGGAGGCTGCGACCGCTGCTGCTCTCCGCAAACGCAAAGCTCCATCCCAGGAAGGGGAGCACTCAGGCCCTGACAGGAACTGCATCATCCTCCAGGACAGGGGCCGACCACCCTCCActgcctcctcctcatcttcctcttctaAAGCCCCCATTCCCTCACCTCTTCCACATGGACAGACCAATGGCACATTTTCCCCCAGCAGCAAACCCCGGCCCCAGCCCTCCCCTTCAGAGTCCCACTCACCAGCCGCCAAGGCGGTCTGGACCTACAGACGGACACACCCTCCTGTGGGCCATTCATCACCCCCAGACCTCTCCTCCTCTACCAACAACTCCCACAGCCGGGCTGGCGTGGGGGACTCAGGTCTGCACGGACAGGGCAGCGGGAGGAGCTTTGAGCACCAGGGGCTGGTGAAGAAACGCAAGGGGGGAAGCATGGAGGAGCACTCACCTTCCTCTAAACCCTCGGCAAACCGCctgccctcctcttcctcttccagctctgcCACCACCTCCTCACCACGCTCTAACTTCTACCCTTGGAAGGACAGTAAAGGTGGGGGCCTGGCTGGGAGTGTGGAGAAGAAACTGGGCACACAGAAG CCAAAACTGCACCATTAA